A single Gemmatimonadota bacterium DNA region contains:
- a CDS encoding DUF4416 family protein: protein MGTPAEPESVKLVCAIMGQDETKLAEGRELLAGRFGALELTGPVFDFSFSSYYEREMGAGLVKQFLGFGPLVNPEDLVEIKRACNDLEAGLARPDGLPGRGLNIDPGYVNGGQLVLATTKNYSHRIYIGKGIFGEVTLLYTRGEFTPLPWTYRDYRTEAALAFFTRVRRAFLAQRGSSSTG, encoded by the coding sequence TTGGGTACGCCCGCAGAACCCGAATCCGTGAAGCTGGTATGCGCGATCATGGGACAGGACGAAACGAAGCTGGCGGAGGGCCGAGAGCTCCTGGCCGGTCGGTTCGGCGCATTGGAACTGACCGGTCCGGTATTCGACTTTTCCTTCTCATCCTACTACGAGCGGGAAATGGGGGCCGGACTGGTCAAGCAGTTCCTCGGATTCGGGCCGCTCGTGAACCCGGAGGACCTCGTGGAGATAAAGCGCGCGTGCAACGACCTGGAAGCCGGCCTGGCCCGACCCGACGGCCTGCCCGGACGGGGACTGAACATCGATCCGGGCTACGTCAACGGCGGCCAGCTCGTCCTGGCGACCACCAAGAACTACAGCCATCGTATATACATCGGGAAGGGGATATTTGGCGAGGTGACGCTGCTGTACACCCGGGGCGAGTTTACTCCGCTGCCCTGGACCTACCGGGACTACCGCACGGAAGCGGCACTCGCCTTCTTCACCCGCGTGCGCCGCGCCTTTCTCGCCCAGCGGGGAAGTTCGAGCACCGGATGA
- a CDS encoding glucose 1-dehydrogenase, whose amino-acid sequence MNLERFSLKDRVAIVTGAGTGIGQGIATAMAESGGRVVLAGRTRSRLEETAENIRTIGGEALVVDTDVSDRDGRAYLVATTLETWNQIDILVNNAGVNVRTPPEDYREEDWDRIVDTNLKGTFFLTQLAARHMIKRKYGKIIQIASLAAITGIPHIPAYTAAKGGIASMTYQLAIDWAPYNININSICPGYIRTPLTRPVEESERGAYILNRVPAGRWGEPEDIAGTAVFLAAPASDFLTGQLIVVDGGWMAGG is encoded by the coding sequence ATGAATCTCGAACGGTTTTCACTCAAGGACAGGGTCGCCATTGTAACCGGCGCGGGAACGGGCATCGGCCAGGGGATCGCGACGGCCATGGCCGAATCGGGTGGCCGGGTCGTCCTGGCGGGCCGGACCCGCTCCAGGCTCGAGGAGACCGCTGAGAACATCAGGACGATCGGCGGCGAAGCGCTGGTCGTGGATACGGACGTATCGGACCGGGACGGCCGTGCATACCTGGTGGCAACGACGCTGGAAACCTGGAACCAGATCGATATCCTGGTCAACAACGCGGGGGTGAACGTGCGCACCCCGCCGGAGGACTACCGCGAGGAGGACTGGGACCGGATCGTGGACACCAACCTGAAGGGCACCTTCTTCCTCACCCAACTCGCGGCCCGTCACATGATCAAGCGGAAGTACGGCAAGATCATCCAGATCGCATCATTGGCCGCCATTACGGGCATTCCCCATATCCCCGCCTACACCGCCGCCAAGGGCGGTATCGCTTCCATGACCTACCAACTGGCCATCGACTGGGCCCCGTACAACATCAACATCAATTCCATCTGTCCGGGATACATCCGGACGCCACTGACCCGGCCCGTCGAAGAAAGCGAGCGGGGTGCCTACATCCTGAACCGCGTGCCGGCCGGGCGCTGGGGCGAACCGGAGGACATCGCCGGCACCGCCGTGTTCCTGGCCGCTCCGGCCTCGGATTTCCTCACGGGACAACTGATCGTGGTAGACGGCGGATGGATGGCCGGCGGCTAG
- a CDS encoding MFS transporter — MLSWIRSADRQLILFVLGAVSMGLSMGLGEISFNNFLSDTYKMDAMSRGELEFPRELPGFLVAAFAGILFFWSELKMAALSMALMAVGFLGLGIYGDLYGLMLVSMIIWSIGMHLQMPVTRTIALRLAREGRGATMLGRLSGIQTGAAILGSILLWMGLGGTSFGYLPVFALAALVALGGVYCYLAMRPIEGHTGNRPTFIMRKRYTLFYLLNILFGARKQIFITFGPWVLISIFDKPVSTIASLHLVASVIGVFFAPQLGKLIDRFGERLVLMIDAVLLIGVCVGYGFAAEMGLGAWAVDLIYASFVLDLVLFNVSIARTTYASKIVVKRDDLTATLSLGVTIDHAVSMSIPTLGGLVWVIYGYQYVFIGAAVVAVLTLVATGFITVPRPGTGRVSQAEAAG, encoded by the coding sequence TTGCTTTCCTGGATCAGATCCGCCGACCGTCAACTCATCCTCTTCGTACTTGGCGCGGTCAGCATGGGTCTTTCGATGGGGCTGGGTGAAATAAGCTTCAACAACTTCCTCAGCGACACCTACAAGATGGACGCGATGAGCCGCGGCGAGCTCGAGTTTCCCCGCGAACTGCCCGGTTTCCTCGTCGCCGCCTTCGCCGGCATCCTCTTCTTCTGGTCGGAACTGAAGATGGCCGCCCTCTCCATGGCGCTGATGGCCGTGGGGTTCCTGGGACTCGGCATCTACGGCGATCTGTACGGGTTGATGCTCGTTTCCATGATCATCTGGAGCATCGGTATGCACCTGCAGATGCCCGTGACCCGGACGATCGCCCTTCGGCTGGCCCGTGAAGGACGGGGTGCCACCATGCTCGGGCGCCTGAGCGGCATCCAGACCGGCGCCGCCATCCTGGGCAGCATCCTGCTCTGGATGGGACTGGGCGGCACCTCATTCGGCTACCTGCCCGTTTTCGCCCTTGCCGCGCTGGTAGCCCTGGGAGGCGTCTACTGCTACCTGGCGATGCGTCCTATCGAGGGACACACGGGCAACCGCCCCACCTTCATCATGCGGAAGCGGTACACCCTGTTCTACCTGCTGAACATCCTCTTCGGCGCGCGGAAGCAGATCTTCATCACCTTTGGTCCGTGGGTACTGATCAGTATTTTCGACAAACCGGTATCCACCATCGCCTCGCTCCACCTGGTCGCATCCGTCATCGGCGTGTTCTTCGCGCCGCAGCTGGGCAAGCTGATCGACCGGTTCGGGGAGCGCCTGGTGCTGATGATCGACGCGGTGCTGCTCATCGGCGTCTGCGTGGGCTACGGTTTCGCCGCTGAAATGGGGCTGGGGGCGTGGGCGGTGGATCTCATCTATGCCAGCTTCGTGCTCGACCTGGTCCTGTTCAACGTCAGTATCGCGCGGACCACCTATGCCAGCAAAATCGTCGTCAAGAGGGACGATCTCACCGCGACCCTGTCCCTGGGCGTCACCATCGACCACGCGGTGTCCATGTCCATTCCCACCCTGGGCGGTCTGGTCTGGGTCATCTACGGCTACCAGTACGTCTTTATCGGTGCGGCGGTCGTCGCCGTCCTGACCCTGGTGGCCACCGGTTTCATCACGGTGCCCCGCCCGGGTACGGGCCGGGTGAGCCAGGCGGAGGCCGCCGGGTGA